GCTGACTTCAAAATGGTTTGTAAGCCATTTTATCTAGTGAGGAGGAGAAATTCATGTTAAATGTTGTGTAAGAGGAGCAGTTTGGAGACCCAACAAACCAGCACCCTGCAGAGGGACTGTGAAGCTCGCTTTGGTGTTTGCCTGTAAATCACCACAGTGAAAAATTctgtcataaacacaaaaattcaAGTTCATGTTAaaatttctgttcttgtttctgTTCTAAATTCCATCCTTTTCTCTATgatgtataaaaacatgcatcagGTTTAGTTTGTTATGGATGGCAGACCTTATTCAAATTTCCTCACATTCTGGTTTTTCACCCTGAATCTCAATGAATTCACCACATGGTGGATTGAAGGGAAATTACAGATGGAGTCAGATTACAGCTGGGTCAGATCTGATGTGGGCCATGTTTCCATCCAATTATCATCTGAATTTTGagttaacttttaaacttttacaaaagtgaaaaatgctgAGTGTTTTTCTACCTACTGTTTTGCAGTGAATCAATCAGGCTAGTCTAATTTAGACAATCGCTGATCTTACACATGGCTGTAATAAACATGATGTAGAAGTTGCAACCCACATGGACAGTCCTCCTCTACCTGCCTGAGGCTTggaatttaaattgttttccaagATTCATACCTCTGGTAAGGCAGAGACCTACCAGTGAAAAGGGCATTTATTACATCAGAACttattaaagaaatgtatttccATTTCCCCTTTAGCGCATTCACTCCTTTTCTatgaaattctaaaaaaatatctcaagcATGCTCAAAAAGCTTTTTGAGGAAGTTATTTTGAGTTGAAGGTTACTGAGAAAGAAAGGTTTCTCCATTCCTTGAATCGTTGTGATTTCACATGCAGGTTTGTACCTGAAGAACGGTTATTGCTTTAAAAGTGATCTGTGCAAATCAGCAGACGTTTTgtgtgcaaaatgaaaaaactcCTAGTGAAAGTAAGTATTGTGTCTTGGCTCATAAATGTATGCTCAACTTTGATCATCTTGATTGTCTGTTGCTGATCACTCTTCTTCTACTGCTGGGCAAAGACTGCTTCCATCAGAGACTGAGTTGGTTGGCTGTTAGTCATTTTTAATTGCTAACTTCCAtggagaacatttatttttatttctttcagagaAAGCATGGCTCTCTTTTGGCTAGCTGAGTTGCAGTACACGAGCATTACTGGAGGGGGATTATTCTAAAACCCTGCGCAGTAAAAGTCTCAGTAAAAGGACTTTATGACAGAGGGAAGATAATCTCTACAGTTTTGTAACCAGaaccttgttaaaaaaaagagtaaccAGTTCCTTCCCAGTCTGAAAGTTGAATGCTTTCTCTGGCTCTGTGAGTGATCTCTGTGTGTCTATCTGTGGTTGTGTTCTAGCTCAGGCCTCCCACAGTCATCGGCCAGTTCCACACGCTGTTCTTCGGCTCGGTTCGGATGTTCTTCCTGGGTGTTCTTGGCTTCGCGGTCTACGGGAATGAAGCTCTGCACTTCAGCTGCGACCCGGATCGACGAGAACTCAACCTGTTCTGCTACAACCAGTTCAGACCCATAACACCACAGGTGGGACCAAGCAGCACTACGAGTCAGAACCAGAGAAAACATCTCAACACAAACCTCAAACACAATACTGGTCAGATGTTTCAACTCACTCACATTAACCTCATATTCATTAGACCTGCAGTATTTTCCAGGTTGGAATGATCATACAACATACAACTGATGTGATTTCTGGAAGCAGAACGGTTCAacgtggttttgtttttcacctccCTATACGATCAAAACTTCCCTCAGActcaaaacttaaatattttaatggatACTGAAGCTTCAAGAAGGGATGCAGGCAGTGGTAGGCACACTTTTACTAATACGCTAGTAGCGTAGCTAACTTCTAGCTTAGTGCTTTAGCACCTTGCTAACCTTGAAAGCATTTGCACACCTAGTTTCCACCAATTTaatgtttccaaataaattctgaagcactaatttacttggctgttaGGGTGtgaactttcagttgaataaaatttgacatctgtgaagttttggttattgaCTGTTTTCTACTAACTACTGAATTCCTCAAGTAGTTAGTAGTTTGCAGGGAGTTGACACGGCTAGCATATACACCAGTCGGTGAAACAACCTTCATCCCTACCATccagtgttttctgtttatcagTGTGTACATCTTTACGTTTCTGCTCGCTGCAGGTCTTCTGGGCGCTACAGCTGGTAACTGTCCTGGTTCCTGGAGCTTGGTTCCACCTGTACGCCGCCTGTAAGAATATAGAGCAAGAGGAAATTCTTGAACGGCCCATCTACACCGTCTTCTACATTATCTCCGTTCTGCTCCGCATCATTCTAGAAATCATCGCCTTCTGGCTGCAAAGCCACCTCTTTGGTTTTCaggtttgtttccatttctgaCAACTTTTAGCTCAGTGTTCAATGCATGAAGAAGTGTGGCTTGTTTTGTAGAGTTGGTGCAGAAAGTTACTTCTCTTTAAGCAGAATGCAGCAGCTTGACTTAGATTTTGAAGTTTGTGTCTGAATGAACTGCAGGTCCTTGTGGAATAAACCAAACCCAATGTACCCTCATCCCTTTCTGCTGTCCTCAGGTTCACCCGGTGTACGTCTGTGACGCCAGCTCCTTGGAGAAGTCCTTCAATGTGACTAAGTGCATGGTACCTGAACACTTTGAAAAAACCATCTTCCTCAGTGCTATGTACACTTTCACTGTGATCACCATTCTTCTCTGTATTGCTGAGATATTTGAAATACTCTGCCGCAGACTTGGCTATCTCAGCAATCAATGACAGAAAGGTTcatgcagaaacacaatgaGTGAAAATatctgtcatattttcaaactgttCATGTTGGGCTCATTGTCACTGGGACTTTCATGAAGCAGAAAGTCGGTGCTAGAGTCGGACTTCACCTGTGGTACGTCAGTAAGCAGCACCAAGAAATCTGGGAAGGTGCAGTCATGTCAGGGCTGGCCAGAACCAGCGGTTCTTTTGGTGTTTGCTGCCCTTAAGTATAGAATGACCATCCGTTGGTGTATTTCAGAAGACGGTTCTGTACTGGCTTGGTCGAAAAGTGTTGAATGATTGGACTGGATGGCCAGAAAGTGTCAGCTTCTTAAAGCTGCTAAGATCCCATGTTCTTCTTTTGATTAGTGGAGAAGGAAAGCTCATTTTGACCCAAActtgaaca
The Gambusia affinis linkage group LG22, SWU_Gaff_1.0, whole genome shotgun sequence DNA segment above includes these coding regions:
- the gje1a gene encoding gap junction epsilon-1 protein isoform X1, which gives rise to MNSTPPGFRLLRPPTVIGQFHTLFFGSVRMFFLGVLGFAVYGNEALHFSCDPDRRELNLFCYNQFRPITPQVFWALQLVTVLVPGAWFHLYAACKNIEQEEILERPIYTVFYIISVLLRIILEIIAFWLQSHLFGFQVHPVYVCDASSLEKSFNVTKCMVPEHFEKTIFLSAMYTFTVITILLCIAEIFEILCRRLGYLSNQ
- the gje1a gene encoding gap junction epsilon-1 protein isoform X2, yielding MFFLGVLGFAVYGNEALHFSCDPDRRELNLFCYNQFRPITPQVFWALQLVTVLVPGAWFHLYAACKNIEQEEILERPIYTVFYIISVLLRIILEIIAFWLQSHLFGFQVHPVYVCDASSLEKSFNVTKCMVPEHFEKTIFLSAMYTFTVITILLCIAEIFEILCRRLGYLSNQ